The segment TGGCATCGGCGAGCCGCTCCACTGATTTAAGTGTCAGGTTGCGCTCGCCGCGTTCCACGCCGCCCATGTATGTCCGGTGCACTCCCAAAACGTCAGCGAACTGCTCCTGACTGAGGCCCCTGGCTTCGCGATGTGTCCTGAGATTGCGACCGAGCGTCTTCTGCAGGTCGCCTTCCATACCTTCCAGAATCTGTTCTTGCTACTTGTCAGTCTACAGACTTATGAGTAGCATTAGGCAAAAGTGAGTTCGATCACAGCAAAAGTGCTTCGGAATTAGCTCAGTTTTCCGCGGCTCCGATTGCCAGGACCGAGCTCAAGGACCATCGGTCCGTCCGCTCGTTCAAAGGAGAATCAGTGTGAAACTTGTTCAGGTTGGTCTTGGAGCCTGGGGCGCTTCGTGGCTGTCCGTGGTTGACCGAAGCCCCAGGTGGGACCTCGCGGGCTTGGTCGACATCGATAGCGAAGCCGCTCGCGCCGCGGGTGAGCGGTATGGTGTGCCCTCGGGCACGCGACTCGCTGATGCGCTGGCCGAAGACGTGGACGCCGTGCTGGTGATTGTTCCGCCCGAGTTCCACGCCGATGTCGCGGTCGAGGCAATGGCTGCGGGCAAACATGTTCTGATCGAGAAGCCACTGGCGCATTCGTATCCTGACGGCCTCCGGATAGTCGAGGCAGCTCGCACCTCGGGTGTCACCGCAATGGTCTCGCAGAACTATAGGTTCAGCCGGGCGGCCCGTACTGTGCAGCGTCTGGTCCGTGAGGACGTCATCGGGCGGGTGCGACAGGTGTTCATCGACTATCACAAGAATCCGCCGTTTGAGGGCTTCCGGCTCGTCATGGATGAGCCCTTGATCGTCGACGCGATGGTGCACCACCTGGATCAGATGCGCGGCATCCTTGGCATCGAGCCGGCGCTGGTCCGGGCTCGGTCCTGGAACCCGGCATGGTCCCGGTTCACCGGAAACTCATCGGCAGTTGTCGATGTGCGAACGGCGGACGGCGCCACGATTGCCTACTCAGGATCCTGGAGCAGTCTCGGTCCGCAGACGAGTTGGGACGGAGACTGGAACATCCAGGGCGACAAGGGTGCCATCATCTGGCGGAACAACTCGATCGAGATCCACTTCGCGTCGCTGTTCGACACCGTATTCCTGCCCGGAGCGCGAGAGGAGTCCGGCGTACTGCACGTCGACCTCGATGTCGTCGAGGCGGAGGACAGACCGGGCACGCTTGCCGCCTTCGCGGATTCCATCGTCGATGGCACAGCGCCGGAAACCGACGTGGAAGACAACCTGAAGAGCCTCAGCCTGGTGCAGGCGACAGTTGAATCAGCCCGAAACCACGGTGCCGCGGCGCAGCCGAAGTACACCGAAGCCAAGGCAGGGGTGCCGTCGTGATCACCCGGACGTCATCCAGTGTTACGCGTGCCCTCGGCAGACTCGCCGGGGATCAGGGACTTCTGTTCGTGGTCCTGGGATTCGGCATCTTGCTGGCGATTTTGTCGCCGGTATTCCTTACCCCGGCGAACATCATCAATCTGCTGTATCAGTCCACGATCCTGGGCGTGTTCGCAATCGGAATGACTTTCGTCATCCTGACGGCGGGCATAGATGTCTCGGTGGGGGCAATCGCCGCGCTGACCTCGGTGCTCTCCATGGGCGCCGTCGTCCGTATGGGATTGCCCTGGGAACTCGGGATAGCTGCCGGTCTGCTGATCGGCGCGCTGTGCGGGGCGGTCAACGGGGTGATGGTGACGGTGCTCGGCATCTCGCCCCTGATCGCGACCCTTGCGACGCTGAGCGCCGGAGCGGGCGTGGCCTTTGCCTACTCGGACGGTGGAAACATTACGCCGGTGCCTGACCTTCTGGTGACAGTGGTGAACGCGAAGATCGCCGGAATTCCGATTCTGATTCCGGCCGTGCTGCTGCTCGCCGTACTGGTGCACTTCGTACTCACCCGAACGGTCTTCGGCCGATCGGTGTACGCGGTCGGCGGCAATCCGGAGGCGGCGCTGCTGGCCGGCATTCGAGTGCAACGCGTCCGGCTGAGCTGTTACGTCATCTGCGGCCTGACCGCGGCTCTTGCCGGCTTGATGCTGACCGGGAGGCTGGCTTCCGGAAGTCCCCGGGCCGGCGAAGGCATCGAGCTGACAGTGATCGCGGCCGTCGTCATCGGTGGCACGAGCCTGTTCGGCGGGCAGGGAAATATCAGGGGAACGCTGCTCGGTGTGCTGCTGATTTCAATGGTGACCAACGCCGTGAACCTGCTTGGCATCCCGTCGTCCTGGGACAAGATCGTGCAGGGACTGGTCATCTTCCTGGCCGCAGCACTGGATGTCTATCGACACAAGTACGTGCAGAAGAAACTTTCGCGGGCGGCCAAGCCCCCGCCGGCTCCGGCAACTGCACCGGAGGCACATGCGGCCTCGGAATCCGCATCGCATGGCGTCGACGTCGACGCAACCGAAATGGCACATGCCGCCGCTAGGGACACTCACAAGGAGACGAAGTCATGAGAAGAATACGATGGGCCGTTGCCGCGCTCGCCGCCGTAACCCTGAGCCTGACCGGATGTGCTGCCGCCGGCTCGGACGCCGACGGCAAGCCCAAGATCGCGGTACTGCTTTACAGCCAGCAGTTCGAGTTCATGGTCGCGCTGGCCGACGGAATCAAGCAAAAGGCCGACGAACTTGGTGTCGAGGTCACTGTGTTGGACGCCCAGGGGGATTCCTCAACCCAAATCAGCCAGATCCAGGACCAGCTGGCGAAGAACGTGGACGCAATCCTGCTCTCCCCGAACAACTCCGAGGAACTGGTTCCGGGCGTGAAGATGATCCACGACGCCGATAAGAAGGTCGTCACGGTCGACTCCGTCGTCGCGGGGGACATTGCCGACGCAGCCGTGGCCTTCAACAACGAAGCGGCGGGGAAGATGGGCGCGGAACACCTCGCCAAGCTGATCGGTGAAGAGGGGAAGGTCCTTGAGTTCCAAGGCGCCAAGGGCGCCTACCACGCCTCGTTGCGCGGCAAGGGCTTCCACGAAGGGATAGCCGAATTCCCGAAGGTGGCAATCGACGGTCGCGACTCCGAATGGGCCGCCGACAAGGCGCTCGCAATCACGGTTGACGCCCTCACAGCCGATCCGCAGATCAAGGGACTGTTCAGCCACAACGATGAGATGGTCCGCGGGATCGTCTCCGGTCTGAAGCAGATCGGCAGGACGGCTCCCGCAGATGACCCCGACCACACGCCCGTCGTCGGCGTCGATGGAACACCGTTGGCCCTGCAAAGGATCAGGGACGGGTCAGAGGCCGCAACTGTCGATCAGGACCCGTACGTGATGGGTTCACTTGCCTTGCAGACGGTCGTCGATCTGCTCGACGACAAGGAGGTGGAGAAGCTGCAGCTCACCGAGCCGAAGCTGATCACGAAGGACAACGTCGATGACGCGAAGCTCTGGGGCAACGTCTTCAAGAGCTAGGCATTCCAACATCGGCCCACCCGAACACAAGCTCATTACAAACCAGCAACCGGAGGTTTTAGATCATGACGCGGTTCAAGTATTCGTACAACGCCATTGTGTACTACCAAGAAGACATCGCCCGCGGAATCGAGCGGGTCGCGAAATTCGGCTACGACGCAATCGAGCTCGTCGGTGAACCAGCGCAGCACGATCCCGGAAGAATCCGCTCGCTTACCGCGAATAACGGCGTCACGGTGAGTTCAATCTGCAGCATCTGGTCCGGCGCCGAGCGGGATCTGGTGCACCCGGATGCAACAAACCGGCAATCAGCGGTGGACTACGGCAAGGCCGTCGTCGACTTCGCGGCCGAGGTCGGCGCGTCGACTGTGATTGTCGGACCTTCGCCGGTCGGCAAGGTCGCCGCGCTCGCCGACCCCGAACAGGAGTGGGCATGGGCAGTCGAAAACGTTGCCGCCATCGGCGAGCATGCCGCAGGCGTCGGGGTTGAGATCACCCTGGAGCCATGGAATCGTTACGAAACCTACTTCCTTAATCGGTTGGAGCAGGCGGTTTCCCTGGTGGAGGAGACCGGGCTGGCCAATGCCGGTGTGCATGGGGATCTGTTCCACATGAACATCGAGGAACTGTCGATTCCGCAGGCATTCCGGCGTGCAGGGAGCCTGGTCAATCACGTTCACCTGGCCGACTCCACCCGCGCTGCGCCGGGCACCGGGCACATCGACTTCGCTGCCGTGCTCAAGGCGCTGGACGAGATCGGGTTTTCCGGTCACCTGACCTTCGAACTGCTGCCCGCCGCATCGGACCCATTTGCGATGATGGCCCGCGGCGGCCATCTCGAGTTCCTCGATCCCTACACCGAACAGTCGATCGAGCGGCTCAAGGACGTGGAGAAGGAGTTGTGGCCAGATGCTTGATCACGCTGCTGCCAACCGGCAATGGGGAGGAAATCAGCTGGGTATCAGCTCCTTCATCCTGGCCTCACCGTTCTCCGATCAGGACGTCGATCAGTTCGACTACGCCCTAAAACTCGGTTACGACCTGTTCGAGGTCTGCATCGAAGACACCAACCTGGTCAGTTCGCAGGCGCTGAATTCCGCCGCGGAACGCACCGGACTGGCGATCTCGATTTGCGGCGCGTTCGGGCCGGAGCGCGATGTTTCGCATGAAGACTTCGCTAACAGGAGGGAAGGCATCGGGTACCTGAAGCACTGCGTCGATGTCGCAGCGGAAGTTGGCTCGCCGCACGTCGCCGGCCCGATGTATTCGGCGACAGGCAAGGCCCGGCTGTTGTCCCCGGCCGAACGTGCCGAACAACGTGCGCAGGCTGTGGACAGTCTCCGTGAGGCTGCGGACTACGCGGGCGAGCGCGGCGTACGGCTGGCCATCGAGCCGCTGAACCGGTTCGAAACCGACCTGGTCAACACCGTCGAGCAGGGGCTTGAGCTGTGCTCGTTAATTGATCGGGAGAACGTCGGCTTGATGCTGGATACCTTCCATATGAACATCGAAGAGAAGGCGCCGGGTGCTGCTATCCGGCTCGCCGGGGATAAGGTCTTCCACTTCCAGGTCTCAGAGAATGATCGCGGTACCCCAGGGTCCGGAAATGTGGCCTGGGCCGACGTGTTCTCTGCGCTCCGCGATATCAACTATCGTGGCGCGATTGTGGTCGAATCCTTCCTGCCGACAGTTGCCGAAATCGCCCGGGCGGTATCTTTATGGCGACCAGTTGCCGGCTCGATGGACGAACTCGCGCGCGAAGGTCTCGCATTCATTCAGGCGAGCGTTCGATGACGCCACATCCAGCCACATCGGCACGGACGGAGGCCCCTGTGGTCTCCGCCCGTGGCGTGGTCAAACGGTTTCCCGGAGTGATCGCGCTCGGAGGGATGGACTTCGAGCTCTTCGCTCACGAGGTGCACTGCCTCGTCGGGGAGAACGGAGCCGGGAAGTCCACCCTGATTAAGACGCTGAGTGGCTTCTATCAGCCGGATGAGGGAGGTATCCAGATCGATGGCGCGCCTTTGACGGCCACAACATCGGCCGCGCGGCAGAGCGGGATCGCCACCATTTACCAGGAGCACAACCTGGTGCCGTACCTGAGCGTTGCCGAGAACGTGATGCTCGGAAACCTTGGCGGCAGGCGCGGCTTTGTCTCCCGCCGGGCCATGCATCAGCGGGCGACAGTGGCGCTGTCCCGGGTCGCGCCTGGAATCGACCCGCGTGCAGAGGCGCGCAGCCTGACCGTCGTCGAAGGGAAACTTGTCGAGATCGCCCGGGCTGTCGCGCAGAACGCCAGGGTGATGATCCTCGACGAGCCGACAACGGCGTTGGCGGACGCGGATGTCGACGTGTTGTATCGGCTGATCGGTGAATTGAAGGCGTCAGGGATGGCCATCCTCTACGTTTCGCACCGGATGGAGGAAGTGCTTTCCCTGGCCGATCGGATAACGGTGATTCGGGACGGCAAGACTGTGGCCTCGTCGCTACCGGCCGGGGAACTGGATCAGGATCAGATAGTGCGCCTCATGGTCGGTGACGAGGTGAAGCTCTTCGAACACACAGATCGCGAAGCGGGTGCTGTCGTCCTGGAAGCCAGGGCGCTTAGCCGGGAAGGCGCTTTCTACGACATCAATCTGGGCGTGCGGTCGGGAGAAATCGTCGGCCTGGCCGGCCTGATCGGTGCCGGGCGGACCGAGATCGCCCGCTGTATTTACGGTGCGGATAAGTCAACAGCTGGGCAGGTATTCGTCGACGGGAAACGACTCAGACCGGCCTCGGTTAGTGAAGCTGTTCGAAATGGGATCGGTCTGGTGCCCGAAGAACGCAAGCTGCAGAGCATTATCCCGATGCTTACGGTGGAGCAGAACATTACGCTCAGCGTCCTTCGGCGGATCAAGAAGTTCGGTGCGATTCGAAAACGCGCCGAAGCCGATATCGCCTCCCGTTACATCGCCGACCTCCGGATCAAGACCCCGTCGGCAAGGACACAGATCCGCACGCTCTCTGGCGGGAATCAGCAAAAGGCGATTATCGCCAGATGCCTCGTCAACCGGCCCAAGGTTCTTATCCTTGACGAACCCACGAAAGGCATCGATATAGGAGCGAAGGCCGAGATCCACCGGCTGATCGAACTGCTCGCGGCGGACGGCGTCGCCATTCTGGTAATTAGCAGCGAGCTACCCGAACTCATGGCGCTGTCGGACCGGATAATCGTCATCCGTGATGGCTATCAGGTCGCGGAACTCAGCCGGTCCCAAGCCACCAAGGATGCGATTATGCGGTTTGCGGCCGCATGATGGACGGCCGCACCGAGCGAACCTACGCGGCGTCCGTGCGCCGATTCCGGGTTAGCAGCAGTCCAAGCGCGACCATAACAACGCCGAGCACCAGATGCAGCCAGTTATCTGCGGAGTTGAATGGGACGAAGTTGGCCATCGATTCATGACCAATGAGCAGACCATAAATCCACAGCACCAGATAGATGACGCCGCCCCAGATCAGGTAGCCTCGCGCCCCACTTACGGTCCGCGCCATGAGAATTCCGGCCACACCGAACAACAGGTGAACAACGTTGTGCAGTATGGAGACCTGGAAGACCCCTAACAAGAGAGAGCCTGACTCATGACCGGCAAATTGCATTTCACCGAAGTTGCTGGTGATCCCTGGGACGAAACCGAGTATTCCGACCAGCAAGAAGACGACGCCCACGATTAATGCTGCCTTTTGGACATTTGTGCGGGCTGAACGACGATCCGTCGAGCGAGGTGATGCAGTTGACATGATCACTCCAAAACGAGATCCATGGCCGTCGAATAGGCGGTTACCATATAATTTTACTCCTCACTCGGCCGCCTGGACATGTACTGCACGGATCCATTTTCGGATGCTGGCGGAGGCTTTACCCCGCCGGTGGTGCGCGATTGCTACCGGGAGGCGGGTGCCTGATCCCAGGAACCGCGAATGTGCTGGTCAGGCCAGCTGGCATCCTGGTTCGAGACGCCCAGCTCGTAGGCGGCCCGCAGCGGCCAGGAGGGGTCGCGT is part of the Saxibacter everestensis genome and harbors:
- a CDS encoding helix-turn-helix domain-containing protein encodes the protein MEGDLQKTLGRNLRTHREARGLSQEQFADVLGVHRTYMGGVERGERNLTLKSVERLADAIAVDALELLTEGFTALPEPAGRKDLGEAGETVSVEGMQTHKKSRRR
- a CDS encoding Gfo/Idh/MocA family protein; this translates as MKLVQVGLGAWGASWLSVVDRSPRWDLAGLVDIDSEAARAAGERYGVPSGTRLADALAEDVDAVLVIVPPEFHADVAVEAMAAGKHVLIEKPLAHSYPDGLRIVEAARTSGVTAMVSQNYRFSRAARTVQRLVREDVIGRVRQVFIDYHKNPPFEGFRLVMDEPLIVDAMVHHLDQMRGILGIEPALVRARSWNPAWSRFTGNSSAVVDVRTADGATIAYSGSWSSLGPQTSWDGDWNIQGDKGAIIWRNNSIEIHFASLFDTVFLPGAREESGVLHVDLDVVEAEDRPGTLAAFADSIVDGTAPETDVEDNLKSLSLVQATVESARNHGAAAQPKYTEAKAGVPS
- a CDS encoding ABC transporter permease, whose amino-acid sequence is MITRTSSSVTRALGRLAGDQGLLFVVLGFGILLAILSPVFLTPANIINLLYQSTILGVFAIGMTFVILTAGIDVSVGAIAALTSVLSMGAVVRMGLPWELGIAAGLLIGALCGAVNGVMVTVLGISPLIATLATLSAGAGVAFAYSDGGNITPVPDLLVTVVNAKIAGIPILIPAVLLLAVLVHFVLTRTVFGRSVYAVGGNPEAALLAGIRVQRVRLSCYVICGLTAALAGLMLTGRLASGSPRAGEGIELTVIAAVVIGGTSLFGGQGNIRGTLLGVLLISMVTNAVNLLGIPSSWDKIVQGLVIFLAAALDVYRHKYVQKKLSRAAKPPPAPATAPEAHAASESASHGVDVDATEMAHAAARDTHKETKS
- a CDS encoding sugar ABC transporter substrate-binding protein, with translation MRRIRWAVAALAAVTLSLTGCAAAGSDADGKPKIAVLLYSQQFEFMVALADGIKQKADELGVEVTVLDAQGDSSTQISQIQDQLAKNVDAILLSPNNSEELVPGVKMIHDADKKVVTVDSVVAGDIADAAVAFNNEAAGKMGAEHLAKLIGEEGKVLEFQGAKGAYHASLRGKGFHEGIAEFPKVAIDGRDSEWAADKALAITVDALTADPQIKGLFSHNDEMVRGIVSGLKQIGRTAPADDPDHTPVVGVDGTPLALQRIRDGSEAATVDQDPYVMGSLALQTVVDLLDDKEVEKLQLTEPKLITKDNVDDAKLWGNVFKS
- a CDS encoding sugar phosphate isomerase/epimerase family protein, producing MTRFKYSYNAIVYYQEDIARGIERVAKFGYDAIELVGEPAQHDPGRIRSLTANNGVTVSSICSIWSGAERDLVHPDATNRQSAVDYGKAVVDFAAEVGASTVIVGPSPVGKVAALADPEQEWAWAVENVAAIGEHAAGVGVEITLEPWNRYETYFLNRLEQAVSLVEETGLANAGVHGDLFHMNIEELSIPQAFRRAGSLVNHVHLADSTRAAPGTGHIDFAAVLKALDEIGFSGHLTFELLPAASDPFAMMARGGHLEFLDPYTEQSIERLKDVEKELWPDA
- a CDS encoding sugar phosphate isomerase/epimerase family protein; translation: MLDHAAANRQWGGNQLGISSFILASPFSDQDVDQFDYALKLGYDLFEVCIEDTNLVSSQALNSAAERTGLAISICGAFGPERDVSHEDFANRREGIGYLKHCVDVAAEVGSPHVAGPMYSATGKARLLSPAERAEQRAQAVDSLREAADYAGERGVRLAIEPLNRFETDLVNTVEQGLELCSLIDRENVGLMLDTFHMNIEEKAPGAAIRLAGDKVFHFQVSENDRGTPGSGNVAWADVFSALRDINYRGAIVVESFLPTVAEIARAVSLWRPVAGSMDELAREGLAFIQASVR
- a CDS encoding sugar ABC transporter ATP-binding protein encodes the protein MTPHPATSARTEAPVVSARGVVKRFPGVIALGGMDFELFAHEVHCLVGENGAGKSTLIKTLSGFYQPDEGGIQIDGAPLTATTSAARQSGIATIYQEHNLVPYLSVAENVMLGNLGGRRGFVSRRAMHQRATVALSRVAPGIDPRAEARSLTVVEGKLVEIARAVAQNARVMILDEPTTALADADVDVLYRLIGELKASGMAILYVSHRMEEVLSLADRITVIRDGKTVASSLPAGELDQDQIVRLMVGDEVKLFEHTDREAGAVVLEARALSREGAFYDINLGVRSGEIVGLAGLIGAGRTEIARCIYGADKSTAGQVFVDGKRLRPASVSEAVRNGIGLVPEERKLQSIIPMLTVEQNITLSVLRRIKKFGAIRKRAEADIASRYIADLRIKTPSARTQIRTLSGGNQQKAIIARCLVNRPKVLILDEPTKGIDIGAKAEIHRLIELLAADGVAILVISSELPELMALSDRIIVIRDGYQVAELSRSQATKDAIMRFAAA
- a CDS encoding DUF4383 domain-containing protein; the protein is MSTASPRSTDRRSARTNVQKAALIVGVVFLLVGILGFVPGITSNFGEMQFAGHESGSLLLGVFQVSILHNVVHLLFGVAGILMARTVSGARGYLIWGGVIYLVLWIYGLLIGHESMANFVPFNSADNWLHLVLGVVMVALGLLLTRNRRTDAA